Below is a window of Sulfitobacter sp. BSw21498 DNA.
GTCGGACTGGCGACATGGCTGTTTCTGGGTGAAAAGCTTAGGCCGTTGGGCATCGCAGGGTTGGTCGCCGGTGTGATCGGGGTGACAATCATCATGGGTGCACGGATTGGCGGCGGCGTTGATTTGACGGGGCTGCTGCTGTGCGGGGTCGGTGTGATTGCGCTGTCCGCCGCGACCTTGCTGGTGCGCGGTGCTACATCCGGCGGGAACTTCATGATGGTGGTCGGCTTGCAAATGCTGGTTGGCTGCGTCGCGCTGACCTTTGCAACCGTGCTGTTTGAAACGCCACGCATCACCCCAAGCTGGCCGCTGGCGCTGGCGTTCCTGTACACCTGTCTGGTGCCGGGGCTGTTGGCCACGGTGGTCTGGTTCTGGCTGGTCAACCGCATCGGGGCGACCCGCGCTGCGACCTTCCATTTTCTCAACCCGTTCTTCGGGGTCGCGATTGCCTGGTTGTTGCTGGGTGAACCTTTGGGCCCCCAAGATATCCTTGGCGTGGCCGTGATCGCCTTGGGTATCCTTGCAGTGCAGGTCTCGCGCCAGCGCCGCACCTGACCCCGCGCCCCTTGGGCTGAACCACCACAAGGGGGTCACAGATCAGTGCGCCGGTGCAATACCCCTTTGAAAAACGCGCGCAGGCCCCATTTAATATATCAAACCGCAAAGGAGCCCTTCCATGCCCACCTATGAAAAGACCGACGCCGCCCTTAACGCTTTGTCGCCCGAAGAATTCCGTGTCACCCAGCAAGACGGCACCGAACGTCCGGGCACGGGCAAGCTACTGGATAACAAAGAACCGGGCATCTATGTCGACATCGTCTCGGGGGAACCGCTGTTCGCGTCCTCTGACAAATACGAATCCGGCTGTGGTTGGCCGAGCTTTACCAAACCCATCGAACCGGCCCATGTCAGTGAATTGCGCGACGCATCGCTGGGGATGGTCCGCACCGAAGTGCGCAGCGCCCATGGCGACAGCCATCTGGGTCACGTCTTCCCCGACGGTCCCGCAGACCGTGGCGGACTGCGCTATTGCATCAATTCCGCCTCGCTGCGCTTTATTCATCGTGACGACATGCAAGACGCAGGCTATGGCGATTATATCAACCAAGTGGAGGATGTAGCATGAGCGAACAACGC
It encodes the following:
- the msrB gene encoding peptide-methionine (R)-S-oxide reductase MsrB, with translation MPTYEKTDAALNALSPEEFRVTQQDGTERPGTGKLLDNKEPGIYVDIVSGEPLFASSDKYESGCGWPSFTKPIEPAHVSELRDASLGMVRTEVRSAHGDSHLGHVFPDGPADRGGLRYCINSASLRFIHRDDMQDAGYGDYINQVEDVA
- a CDS encoding DMT family transporter — its product is MDIRAILMGLAFAVMWSSAFTSARIIVADASPLMALSARYLISGLLGVGIALALGQTWRLTRAQWRATIVFGILQNAIYLGLNFVAMQTVQASLAAIVASTMPLLVGLATWLFLGEKLRPLGIAGLVAGVIGVTIIMGARIGGGVDLTGLLLCGVGVIALSAATLLVRGATSGGNFMMVVGLQMLVGCVALTFATVLFETPRITPSWPLALAFLYTCLVPGLLATVVWFWLVNRIGATRAATFHFLNPFFGVAIAWLLLGEPLGPQDILGVAVIALGILAVQVSRQRRT